In Halorientalis sp. LT38, a genomic segment contains:
- a CDS encoding type II glyceraldehyde-3-phosphate dehydrogenase: MSVQVGINGYGTIGKRVADAVRAQPDMDVVGVAKTRPNFEAERAVANDYPLYAAVPDRVEQFEAAGIELAGEVEELVEASDIVVDTTPSGIGAENKAMYEEYDTPALYQGGEDADLVDVSFNARANFSEAEGADHTRVVSCNTTGLSRLVAALEDEYGVEKVRATLVRRGGDPAQSSRGPINDTLPDPVTIPSHHGPDVNTIFPDLDIDTLGMKVPATLTHTHSVNVELGSDADTEGVRELLEGESRLFVIPEHMGIDGSGKLKEFALDAGRPRGDVWENAIWGESITVEGGDELYLFQAIHQESDVVPENVDAIRAVLGTADARESIERTNEALGVGFDR, translated from the coding sequence ATGAGCGTTCAGGTCGGAATCAACGGGTACGGGACCATCGGAAAGCGGGTGGCCGACGCCGTCCGCGCGCAGCCGGACATGGACGTCGTGGGCGTCGCCAAGACGCGCCCCAACTTCGAGGCCGAGCGGGCCGTCGCCAACGACTACCCGCTCTACGCCGCCGTCCCGGACCGCGTCGAGCAGTTCGAGGCGGCCGGCATCGAACTGGCCGGCGAGGTCGAGGAACTGGTCGAGGCGAGCGACATCGTCGTCGACACCACGCCCTCGGGCATCGGCGCCGAGAACAAGGCGATGTACGAGGAGTACGACACGCCCGCGCTCTACCAGGGCGGCGAGGACGCCGACCTGGTTGACGTGAGCTTCAACGCCCGCGCGAACTTCTCCGAGGCCGAGGGAGCCGACCACACGCGCGTGGTCTCCTGTAACACCACGGGGCTCTCGCGGCTCGTCGCGGCCCTGGAGGACGAGTACGGCGTCGAGAAGGTGCGCGCGACGCTGGTCCGCCGGGGCGGCGACCCCGCCCAGTCCTCCCGCGGGCCGATCAACGACACGCTGCCGGATCCGGTGACCATCCCCTCCCACCACGGGCCGGACGTCAACACCATCTTCCCGGATCTGGACATCGACACGCTCGGGATGAAGGTGCCGGCGACGCTGACCCACACCCACAGCGTCAACGTGGAACTCGGATCGGACGCCGACACCGAGGGCGTCCGGGAACTGCTGGAGGGCGAGTCGCGGCTGTTCGTCATCCCCGAGCACATGGGGATCGACGGCTCGGGCAAGCTCAAGGAGTTCGCGCTCGACGCCGGCCGGCCCCGCGGGGACGTCTGGGAGAACGCCATCTGGGGCGAGTCGATCACCGTGGAGGGCGGCGACGAACTCTACCTGTTCCAGGCGATCCACCAGGAGTCCGACGTGGTACCCGAGAACGTGGACGCCATCCGGGCCGTGCTGGGGACCGCGGACGCCCGCGAGAGCATCGAGCGGACCAACGAGGCGCTCGGCGTCGGTTTCGACCGCTGA